One Plectropomus leopardus isolate mb unplaced genomic scaffold, YSFRI_Pleo_2.0 unplaced_scaffold26129, whole genome shotgun sequence genomic window, TTAAATTAGAGGTgatagaaatgtttttcttttcattcttttatttggGAAACAAGGGTTGTGAGAACAGAAATGCAGTGAAATATTGCAAatcaatgtttattttcacacactcttcatccatttttataaaaaataaaattgcaaaattattttaaattaaatacatcaaAAGCACTTCACTGCCGTGtaagaaatgtacaataaaacCGGTTTAAATTCATAGTTCATGTGCTTTTCCAAGTATTGTCGGATGTGATCGTGAGTCACTACATGTCCTTCAGCTCCTGTATGTGACTGACGAGCTCCTGCGGCAGTCCGAGCTCCGACACCAGATCCACGCAGCGCTGCACGAGCTCGTTCAGGCTTTCACTTGAGCCTGAGGAGCCGTCAGTGGATCCAGAAGAGAACTTTTGTTGCTGGTGAGGAACGTCCAGGTCCATTTTGTCTCCGTTCCTGCAGCAGTCCGTGTCTTTACATCCCTCTCCTCCACAGCAGCCGGAGTCCGCCGGCTGCACCTGCAGATCCTCCATGCTCTCGGAGACGGAGCTCACACTGGGAGGAGGACTCTCCAAAGCCTTTCTGATGCCCTCCCGGATCGCGTCCTCATGCTGTGAAACTCGCTGCAGGAGGTCGGTCACAGAGGCTGGGAGGGGGACTCCCGGACGCTGGATCTGGCACCAGCACAGTATAGCGCTGTGACGTGAGACACAAAGAGGCGACAGTGTGAGAAACAATGGCTCAGAGAAGTGACTGGGACGGGAATCAGCTGGACAGAAAAGAGTCTCCAATAAAGAGCAGGACAATAGAGGCTCATGATGTTTCTGTGCAGAAAGAGACTGaaagagttttttaaaagagCGTTTTTTCAAAGAGTGAATAAAGAATTGAAaggcaggaggaaaaaaaagaaaagatctgCATAATACTCTTTTCcaatattagaaaaaataacacaataagcTTTTGATATTAACTGACTGGAAAACTACCGCAGCAAAAGCAGCaggatttttaatatttttaacatgataCAATTATTCAACAAGCAACGCATAAACTcataattttcagttttcatcttGTCCAATTTGAAGGGTTTTAaggattaaaaaacacaaaaacagcagccaTGAAGCACATGTTTAATACAGTTTCATGTTTCTGGCCCAGGTGGTAAATGCAGGActcaattaaacatttttcgATTCAGCTGACAATATCAATATTGTCATGTGAGATATTGTTTGGGATTTAGCTCACTGAAATATTGTGACATTGCCTAAAAAATGACCTTCCAGCACAGTTTCAGCTGAATGTGGCTGAGTTTCAAACCTCAATAATTATGGCACCAACTGAAAAgtactaaaatataaaacattcacttgagaaaaaaacatatttgcccTGTTTTTCCTTAGTTAATGACTTTATTAGCTCAG contains:
- the LOC121966861 gene encoding uncharacterized protein LOC121966861 translates to VLCRSFLFFPPAFQFFIHSLKKRSFKKLFQSLSAQKHHEPLLSCSLLETLFCPADSRPSHFSEPLFLTLSPLCVSRHSAILCWCQIQRPGVPLPASVTDLLQRVSQHEDAIREGIRKALESPPPSVSSVSESMEDLQVQPADSGCCGGEGCKDTDCCRNGDKMDLDVPHQQQKFSSGSTDGSSGSSESLNELVQRCVDLVSELGLPQELVSHIQELKDM